One region of Diabrotica undecimpunctata isolate CICGRU chromosome 6, icDiaUnde3, whole genome shotgun sequence genomic DNA includes:
- the LOC140444515 gene encoding KRAB-A domain-containing protein 2-like: MKELKKKYKNITVEFVKVYLNLCVPCQKKMSIPKKGLVVKPILSSAFNSRCQVDLIDMQSQADGDYKFIMVYQDHLTKFVQLRALKTKCAEEVAYHLLEVFTIFGAPHILHRNNGREFANKIIEEVCSMWDELKIVHGKRRHSQSQGSVERANQDIEKMLATWLETNKTSHWSEGIKFIQFMKNRAYHSGISCSPYEALFGFKAKVELKTYLIAGTLTEIRSEEDLEAILADESDDADDGSKHRDNLDVNSTTKDSQLANVEYPGNANSRIEYNACAIVAVNGEDNENGEDKTIGVEEKGTRRRWH, from the coding sequence ATGAAAgaacttaaaaagaaatataagaaCATCACTGTGGAGTTTGTCAAGGTTTACTTAAATCTTTGTGTACCGTGTCAAAAGAAAATGAGTATTCCAAAAAAAGGACTCGTTGTAAAGCCAATTTTAAGTAGTGCATTTAATTCGAGATGTCAAGTCGATCTTATTGACATGCAGTCACAAGCGGATGGTGACTATAAATTTATTATGGTCTATCAAGACCATCTTACCAAATTTGTTCAGCTCAGAGCATTAAAAACCAAATGTGCCGAAGAAGTTGCGTACCATTTGTTGGAAGTGTTTACCATATTTGGAGCTCCACACATTTTACACAGAAATAATGGTCGAGAATTCGCAAATAAGATTATTGAAGAAGTCTGCAGTATGTGGGACGAACTGAAAATTGTCCACGGAAAACGCAGACACAGCCAGTCGCAAGGTTCGGTAGAGAGAGCGAACCAAGATATCGAAAAAATGTTGGCCACATGGCTGGAAACAAACAAAACGAGTCATTGGTCGGAAGGCATAAAGTTCATCCAATTTATGAAAAACAGAGCTTACCATTCCGGCATTAGCTGTAGTCCATACGAGGCACTATTCGGTTTTAAGGCTAAAGTAGAATTAAAAACATACTTAATTGCTGGTACTTTGACTGAAATTAGAAGCGAAGAAGATTTAGAAGCAATATTAGCAGATGAGTCCGATGATGCTGATGATGGATCAAAGCACCGTGATAATTTAGATGTTAACAGTACAACCAAGGATTCACAATTAGCGAATGTTGAATACCCCGGTAACGCTAACAGCCGAATAGAATATAATGCATGTGCAATAGTTGCTGTCAATGGGGAAGACAATGAAAATGGGGAAGACAAGACAATTGGAGTTGAAGAAAAAGGGACACGAAGAAGATGGCACTGA